A portion of the Roseibium salinum genome contains these proteins:
- a CDS encoding putative bifunctional diguanylate cyclase/phosphodiesterase, whose translation MCVLIAATYFTVSAALERHFLQQSISFQTSNQYIRFQQLANQTRALMRASADPNLNEYIIEPIVADIREAIDDVRASGVRIDSVYAQMDGNLLALVGPGNKQERELRTRLNEMLNAFLKRAERVVGATTKERRQRYSFWGAIDFAVSSDSMLTGLFKDLIESTNTRSHVSIDNAKLIITILLALITLLFVLADLLIFNPLLRKLRGEHKRTKEYEDQLAKLAHTDTLTGLGNRSFFNLCVAEMLNRTDQHGTEFAILLVDLDHFKSINDSNGHPAGDYILRHVAGALKTSFRSGDVVTRLGGDEFAVLLPGLGDASTLTALAGRAADAISRPVVFENRPLQLTASIGGAIAPTHGSDEAELIRVADHALYTAKKQRNSAVVFDEPSLALHLEQDKLTAGLAIAADRDEFIVHYQPKIDLRTQQHLGFEALVRWRHPELGLLMPGRFLPLMNDSRQFLDMTRAVVQIAARDLRIWKDAGLSPGSMAINLSETSLAGPSGYELLGEAIEENNLDWRDFVIEVTEDVFLNRQAEQIHASATRFREAGARISLDDFGTGFASLVHLRDFPFDELKIDRSFVLNLGIDTRCEQIIRAVIDLSRNLGKRCVAEGIETDEQRRFLLSIGCDAGQGYLISKPQPATQARAYLTGRACNGGRLHFSQAENEETAPILLTS comes from the coding sequence ATGTGCGTGCTCATCGCCGCTACCTATTTTACCGTCAGCGCGGCCCTGGAACGCCACTTTCTGCAACAGAGCATCAGCTTCCAGACGAGCAATCAGTATATTCGCTTTCAGCAACTGGCCAACCAGACCCGCGCGCTGATGCGCGCTTCCGCCGATCCCAACCTGAACGAATATATTATCGAGCCGATCGTGGCGGACATTCGTGAAGCCATTGACGACGTCAGGGCCTCCGGCGTCCGGATCGACAGCGTCTATGCGCAGATGGATGGAAATCTTCTGGCGCTGGTTGGTCCGGGAAACAAGCAGGAACGGGAGCTACGCACCAGGCTGAACGAAATGCTGAACGCGTTTTTGAAACGTGCCGAACGCGTTGTCGGTGCAACCACGAAAGAACGCCGCCAGCGCTATTCCTTCTGGGGGGCGATAGACTTCGCCGTGTCGTCGGACAGCATGCTGACCGGGCTGTTCAAGGACCTCATCGAAAGCACGAACACACGCAGCCATGTCAGCATCGACAACGCAAAACTGATCATCACCATCCTTCTGGCGTTGATCACGCTGCTCTTCGTGCTCGCCGACCTGCTGATCTTCAACCCGTTGCTGCGCAAGCTTCGCGGTGAGCATAAACGCACGAAGGAATACGAAGACCAGCTCGCAAAGCTCGCTCACACCGACACGCTGACCGGGCTCGGCAACCGATCCTTCTTCAACCTGTGCGTCGCCGAAATGCTCAACAGAACGGATCAGCACGGCACCGAGTTTGCAATTCTTCTGGTGGATCTGGACCACTTCAAGAGCATCAACGACAGCAATGGTCACCCGGCCGGCGACTACATTCTGCGTCACGTTGCAGGTGCACTGAAGACAAGTTTCCGCAGCGGCGACGTGGTCACCCGCCTTGGCGGTGACGAGTTTGCCGTGCTGCTTCCCGGCCTTGGCGACGCAAGCACGCTGACGGCGCTGGCGGGACGTGCCGCCGATGCTATCTCAAGGCCGGTGGTTTTCGAGAACCGCCCCTTGCAACTGACGGCAAGTATCGGCGGCGCCATTGCGCCGACCCATGGTTCAGACGAAGCAGAACTCATCAGGGTGGCGGATCATGCGCTCTACACCGCCAAGAAGCAGCGCAATTCCGCGGTCGTCTTCGATGAGCCCTCCCTGGCTCTTCATCTCGAGCAGGACAAGCTGACGGCCGGCCTGGCCATTGCGGCAGACCGCGATGAATTCATCGTCCATTACCAGCCGAAGATAGACCTGCGAACGCAGCAACATCTGGGTTTCGAAGCGCTGGTGCGCTGGCGCCACCCGGAACTGGGCCTGCTTATGCCCGGACGTTTCCTGCCCCTCATGAATGACTCGCGCCAGTTCCTGGATATGACCCGGGCCGTTGTCCAGATCGCAGCGCGGGATCTGAGAATATGGAAGGACGCCGGTCTGTCGCCCGGGTCGATGGCGATCAATCTGTCGGAGACATCCCTTGCCGGGCCAAGCGGATACGAACTGCTTGGCGAGGCAATCGAGGAGAACAACCTCGATTGGCGGGATTTCGTCATAGAAGTCACCGAAGACGTTTTCCTGAACCGGCAGGCAGAACAGATACACGCCTCGGCCACCAGGTTCCGGGAAGCCGGGGCACGCATATCCCTTGACGATTTCGGAACCGGTTTCGCGTCCCTCGTGCACCTGCGGGACTTTCCCTTTGACGAGCTGAAAATCGACCGGAGCTTCGTCCTCAATCTCGGCATCGACACCCGATGCGAACAGATCATTCGCGCGGTCATAGATCTGTCGCGGAACCTGGGCAAGCGATGTGTCGCCGAGGGGATCGAAACCGACGAGCAGCGCCGGTTCCTCCTGAGCATCGGTTGTGACGCCGGCCAGGGCTACCTCATCTCCAAACCGCAACCCGCCACCCAGGCGCGGGCCTATCTGACGGGCCGCGCATGTAATGGCGGGAGACTGCATTTCAGCCAGGCGGAAAACGAAGAAACCGCACCGATCCTACTGACCAGCTAA
- a CDS encoding ABC transporter substrate-binding protein, which produces MINSRQVLLIVCLALTGTAQVREALAEQPHTVDVVHFWISKSETQALDVFRQAWAENGNRWIDLPAKNKVEVQRAVSERVANGYAPAVMQWNANEGSRELPEMGIVRDIDSVAREDNWRDILPAAVLDRITYHDKVYFAPTNIHAENWLWTSQTVFDELGLKLPETWQDIFDAAEKLQAAGTLPIALGGGPWEVSLIFNGIVYERLGAEGYARAISGNAEAVNDPRFLEALQTLRRLSLYAEPFDARREKSWADATATVGRGAAGMQFMGDWAKGELIARGYEIGKDFECSFVPGTEIAYFMVIDAFAFPVIPREGSDEAQLAFARMVLDRDNQVKFSRIKGSLPVRLDVDMDKLDRCGKLGVQMLQEENREISAQSMAMPSQMSEGWIGVLSDFFNNREITPEEAQRRLYDVIAQG; this is translated from the coding sequence ATGATAAACAGCAGGCAGGTTCTTTTGATTGTCTGTCTCGCGCTGACCGGAACGGCGCAGGTTCGAGAGGCCCTGGCAGAGCAACCACACACGGTCGACGTCGTCCACTTCTGGATTTCAAAGAGCGAAACACAGGCACTTGACGTGTTCCGGCAGGCCTGGGCCGAGAATGGAAACCGCTGGATCGATCTGCCTGCCAAGAACAAGGTGGAAGTGCAGCGCGCCGTCAGTGAACGGGTTGCCAACGGATACGCTCCGGCCGTCATGCAGTGGAACGCCAACGAAGGCTCGCGCGAGCTGCCGGAAATGGGGATCGTTCGCGACATCGACAGCGTTGCTCGGGAGGACAACTGGCGCGACATCCTGCCGGCTGCCGTCCTCGACCGCATCACCTATCATGACAAGGTGTATTTCGCGCCGACCAATATCCACGCCGAGAACTGGCTCTGGACAAGCCAGACCGTCTTCGACGAACTCGGCCTCAAGCTCCCTGAAACGTGGCAGGACATCTTCGATGCGGCGGAAAAACTTCAGGCTGCCGGCACCCTGCCCATCGCTCTGGGCGGAGGTCCCTGGGAAGTCTCGCTTATTTTCAACGGCATTGTCTATGAAAGGCTGGGGGCAGAAGGCTATGCGCGCGCCATCTCAGGCAATGCCGAGGCGGTAAACGATCCGCGTTTCCTGGAAGCCCTGCAGACGCTGCGCAGGCTCTCCCTGTATGCGGAACCTTTCGACGCAAGGCGGGAAAAGAGCTGGGCGGATGCAACGGCGACCGTCGGCCGGGGCGCGGCCGGAATGCAGTTCATGGGAGACTGGGCAAAGGGGGAACTCATCGCCCGCGGCTATGAAATCGGCAAGGACTTCGAGTGCAGCTTCGTGCCCGGAACGGAAATCGCCTATTTCATGGTGATAGATGCTTTCGCCTTTCCGGTTATTCCCCGGGAAGGATCGGACGAAGCGCAGCTTGCATTCGCGCGAATGGTCCTCGATCGCGACAACCAGGTAAAGTTCAGCCGTATCAAGGGCTCGTTGCCCGTCCGCCTGGATGTGGACATGGACAAGCTCGACCGCTGCGGCAAGCTCGGCGTGCAAATGCTCCAGGAAGAGAACAGGGAAATCAGCGCGCAGTCCATGGCCATGCCCTCACAAATGTCCGAAGGCTGGATCGGCGTACTCTCCGATTTCTTCAACAACCGGGAAATCACTCCGGAAGAAGCGCAACGCCGGCTCTACGACGTGATCGCTCAAGGCTGA
- a CDS encoding helix-turn-helix transcriptional regulator: protein MSTSQFEDPLFRQPGTAGTDFEDMLAAIMPGFPQFRAERREQEGAFKWKAELAVNDSVTLLRARYNAPWVYTPQTDHEMLGLRFCTTGASETSIRGEEIIHVPGTAIVTSSAEVGRTTVRTDTRMNLATSATFIFNAALVNTCLYDMFELTTLGQLGIRPLIDLSTPIGRTLITVCRSMAQGLAAERVLQHSPKAMTLMAEAVVRLVLEHGQHRFSGDLRKRLIHVVPRHVKKAIDFMHENMHRPIRLADIASAAGVSARTLQIGFKQFRETTPLIYLQQIRLQAVHRELSSAENTLSIRDVALKWGFSHMGRFSAQYKAAFGASPSTTVNRG from the coding sequence TTGTCGACATCACAATTTGAAGACCCGCTCTTCAGGCAACCGGGAACCGCCGGAACCGACTTTGAGGACATGCTCGCGGCCATCATGCCGGGTTTTCCGCAGTTCCGGGCCGAACGGAGGGAGCAAGAGGGCGCGTTCAAATGGAAGGCCGAATTGGCAGTGAATGACTCGGTCACGCTGCTGCGCGCACGCTACAACGCACCTTGGGTCTACACGCCGCAGACAGACCATGAAATGCTGGGTCTGCGCTTTTGCACGACCGGAGCCTCAGAGACCTCCATCAGGGGTGAGGAGATTATCCACGTCCCCGGCACGGCGATCGTCACGTCATCCGCGGAAGTGGGACGAACCACGGTCCGTACCGACACGCGGATGAACCTGGCCACGTCCGCCACATTCATTTTCAACGCTGCGCTGGTGAACACCTGTCTCTACGACATGTTCGAGCTCACCACGCTTGGTCAGCTCGGGATCAGGCCGCTCATCGATCTGAGCACGCCGATCGGACGGACCCTGATTACCGTATGCAGATCCATGGCGCAGGGATTGGCGGCCGAACGCGTCCTGCAGCACTCGCCGAAGGCCATGACGCTCATGGCGGAGGCTGTCGTAAGGCTTGTTCTGGAGCACGGCCAGCACCGCTTCAGCGGAGATTTGCGCAAGCGTCTCATTCACGTCGTGCCGCGGCATGTCAAGAAGGCCATCGATTTCATGCATGAGAACATGCACCGGCCCATCAGGCTGGCGGATATCGCTTCCGCGGCCGGCGTAAGCGCCCGCACGTTGCAGATCGGATTCAAGCAATTCCGCGAAACGACACCGTTGATCTACCTCCAGCAGATCAGGCTGCAAGCGGTCCACCGGGAACTGTCATCGGCGGAAAACACCCTCTCCATCAGGGACGTTGCGCTCAAATGGGGATTCAGCCACATGGGCCGCTTTTCCGCGCAGTACAAAGCAGCCTTCGGCGCCTCGCCCTCCACCACCGTCAATCGGGGATAG
- a CDS encoding helix-turn-helix domain-containing protein: MTANSKRKPNTVDAHVGSRIRLRRVLMDISQVKLAEELGVSFQQIQKYERGVNRVGASRLQEIADVLGAPITFFFDDMPGRPSSNGTAQFREAETEQMAEFLSSADGLRFVRTFLSISDGRVRRRITDLVKSLADQDVAGETDEDEQPAPVAMTVVK, encoded by the coding sequence TTGACAGCAAACAGCAAAAGAAAACCTAATACGGTGGACGCTCACGTCGGGTCGCGCATTCGGTTGCGCCGGGTATTGATGGATATCAGCCAGGTCAAGCTCGCCGAGGAACTTGGGGTGTCGTTTCAGCAGATCCAGAAATACGAGCGGGGCGTCAATCGCGTGGGTGCCAGCCGGCTGCAGGAAATTGCGGATGTTCTCGGTGCGCCCATCACATTTTTCTTTGACGATATGCCTGGCAGACCGTCGAGCAATGGAACTGCACAGTTTCGCGAGGCCGAGACAGAGCAGATGGCCGAGTTTCTTTCCTCTGCAGATGGTCTGAGATTCGTGCGCACGTTCCTGAGCATAAGCGACGGCAGGGTCCGTCGCCGGATCACGGACCTGGTGAAGTCATTGGCAGACCAGGATGTCGCCGGTGAAACGGATGAAGACGAGCAACCCGCCCCGGTGGCGATGACCGTGGTGAAATAA
- a CDS encoding TadE/TadG family type IV pilus assembly protein produces MIQINLVSSSESIVITRMDDSGSGKRKSHADQVISRFRSFRSSTEGSVLPLFAITLLVLIVAGGAGVDYTNAVRTRHVLQNALDAAVLAGAAATEDQIAVAEQYFASNVAGHEGLKPSVEFTVGNDEVTGVASAAVGAWFVHLLGIEAIPVTVSAAAGAETSAVVCIYAVNQLESEGFKANGSGKIDMPDCEMHVHSKTSSATWIDSRHIDTKRLCVAGSLGGNARPWPDEFEGHCDVEDDPIAGTLPALSDELVAEESCVPWSAMPDENATDMVFKPGTYCYYPNINGHVQTVTFEPGDYVFKSGLTFSGKHVVFGAGNYVFKGANFQFNGSVQTVEMGAGVYVFSGGSQLRFDDQKITGTGITIYLADAESAVRTVQGSSKATLSAPETGPYAGILYYEAPDISKSSSFILDGELNLAGIVHLPSRNLHLNGSGKITGNDMILVINKLSLDGWISLTNSAAGSTPGSGKTRLLN; encoded by the coding sequence ATGATACAGATAAATTTGGTATCATCAAGTGAGAGCATTGTGATTACTCGCATGGACGATTCAGGCTCCGGCAAACGGAAATCCCACGCAGATCAGGTCATCAGCCGGTTTCGCTCGTTTCGGTCGTCGACTGAAGGGAGCGTCTTGCCATTGTTCGCAATCACGCTCTTGGTGCTGATCGTCGCTGGAGGAGCCGGCGTCGATTACACCAATGCCGTCAGGACAAGACATGTCTTGCAAAATGCACTCGATGCAGCGGTGCTTGCCGGAGCGGCGGCCACCGAGGACCAGATTGCAGTCGCGGAGCAGTATTTTGCCTCTAACGTCGCCGGCCATGAAGGCTTGAAACCCTCTGTGGAATTCACAGTGGGGAACGATGAGGTGACCGGAGTCGCTTCGGCGGCGGTGGGCGCCTGGTTCGTGCACCTGCTGGGTATCGAGGCAATTCCGGTAACGGTGTCGGCGGCTGCCGGGGCGGAAACCTCCGCCGTGGTGTGCATTTACGCCGTGAACCAGCTGGAGAGCGAAGGCTTCAAGGCGAACGGCAGCGGCAAGATCGACATGCCGGACTGTGAAATGCACGTCCATTCGAAGACCTCTTCCGCAACCTGGATCGATTCCCGTCATATAGACACGAAGCGTCTTTGCGTCGCCGGATCGCTCGGCGGCAACGCACGTCCGTGGCCGGATGAGTTCGAGGGCCACTGCGATGTGGAGGACGATCCGATCGCTGGAACTCTGCCGGCGCTGTCTGACGAGCTTGTGGCAGAAGAAAGCTGCGTTCCCTGGTCGGCCATGCCCGACGAGAACGCCACGGATATGGTGTTCAAGCCGGGGACCTACTGCTACTACCCCAACATCAACGGGCACGTTCAAACCGTCACGTTCGAGCCGGGCGACTACGTCTTCAAGAGCGGCCTGACCTTCAGCGGTAAGCATGTCGTTTTCGGCGCCGGTAATTATGTCTTCAAGGGCGCCAATTTCCAGTTCAACGGATCTGTCCAAACGGTGGAAATGGGTGCCGGCGTTTACGTCTTTTCAGGCGGTTCCCAGTTGCGGTTCGATGATCAGAAAATAACCGGGACAGGGATTACGATTTATCTCGCAGATGCGGAGTCCGCTGTGCGCACCGTGCAGGGCAGCTCGAAAGCCACGCTCAGCGCGCCCGAAACGGGCCCCTATGCGGGCATTCTGTACTACGAAGCGCCCGACATTTCCAAAAGCAGTTCCTTCATTCTGGACGGCGAGCTGAACCTTGCGGGCATCGTCCATTTGCCGAGCCGGAACCTGCATCTCAATGGCAGCGGCAAGATAACCGGCAACGACATGATCCTGGTGATCAACAAGCTGAGCCTTGACGGCTGGATTTCCCTCACCAACAGCGCCGCGGGCTCTACACCCGGCTCCGGCAAGACCCGCCTGCTGAACTAG
- a CDS encoding DUF1636 domain-containing protein, giving the protein MNRIVICRTCKNGPSGAESRVADLAQALRDNHLDHAFSIETADCMGACEQPISLALQGEGRATYLFAGLSIPDDIEDIVATGRTYLDAENGWIEDARPCGRLRFCLRARVPALMAAKPDVTGDRR; this is encoded by the coding sequence ATGAACCGCATCGTGATCTGCCGGACGTGCAAGAATGGCCCGTCCGGCGCCGAAAGCAGAGTTGCAGACCTGGCGCAGGCCTTGCGCGACAATCACCTTGACCACGCGTTTTCCATTGAAACGGCGGACTGCATGGGTGCGTGCGAGCAACCGATCTCGCTCGCCCTGCAGGGAGAAGGCCGGGCTACCTATCTGTTTGCGGGACTGTCCATTCCCGACGACATTGAGGATATCGTGGCGACCGGCCGTACATATCTCGATGCGGAAAACGGCTGGATCGAAGATGCCCGCCCCTGCGGGCGTCTCAGGTTCTGCCTGCGCGCCCGCGTACCCGCGCTGATGGCCGCCAAACCCGATGTTACCGGGGATCGACGGTAA
- a CDS encoding CbtA family protein, protein MTQRMTCVTRPDSRATEMFSRLLISGLFAGAAAGLIAALLQLYFVQPVLLHAELYETGELVHFGTAAVSAHQDVGGFDLMRDGLSVVFAMLTYTGYAFILLVGMAIAEMRGAKITARNGLIWGLAGFVTFHFAPGFTLAPEVPGVAAADVGARQIWWWATVVAAGAGLWLLAFGRNWLAWGAAAVLLLAPHVIGAPEPDAFSGPVPTEIGALFASRAFGVGMAAWMLLGCFAGFFWQREGGRIGAVQPA, encoded by the coding sequence ATGACGCAGCGCATGACGTGCGTCACGCGACCGGATTCCCGTGCCACTGAGATGTTTTCCCGTTTATTGATCAGCGGCTTGTTCGCTGGCGCTGCAGCAGGGCTTATTGCGGCCCTGCTGCAGCTTTACTTCGTGCAGCCGGTCCTGCTCCACGCCGAGCTTTATGAAACCGGCGAACTGGTTCATTTCGGTACCGCAGCGGTCAGCGCTCACCAGGATGTCGGTGGTTTCGACCTGATGCGTGACGGCCTCAGCGTCGTTTTCGCGATGCTCACCTACACCGGATATGCCTTCATCCTGCTGGTCGGCATGGCGATTGCGGAAATGCGCGGAGCGAAAATCACCGCGCGCAACGGCTTGATCTGGGGTCTTGCGGGTTTCGTGACCTTCCACTTCGCACCGGGCTTTACGCTGGCACCCGAAGTGCCGGGCGTTGCGGCCGCCGATGTCGGCGCCCGGCAGATCTGGTGGTGGGCGACGGTCGTGGCGGCCGGCGCAGGCCTCTGGTTACTCGCCTTCGGCAGAAACTGGCTGGCATGGGGCGCAGCCGCGGTGCTGCTGCTGGCGCCGCATGTCATCGGGGCACCTGAGCCGGATGCATTCAGCGGCCCGGTGCCGACCGAGATCGGCGCTCTCTTTGCCAGCCGTGCCTTCGGCGTCGGCATGGCGGCCTGGATGCTGCTGGGATGTTTTGCCGGGTTTTTCTGGCAACGCGAGGGCGGCCGGATCGGAGCGGTTCAACCCGCCTGA
- a CDS encoding CbtB domain-containing protein produces MTTQTNTASLSLSSILPLAFAAVLGFAIITITGHVQAQGLHDAAHDVRHATGFPCH; encoded by the coding sequence ATGACGACACAAACCAACACTGCATCACTTTCGCTTTCCAGCATTCTGCCGCTTGCTTTTGCGGCCGTCCTGGGCTTCGCAATCATCACGATCACCGGACACGTGCAAGCGCAAGGCCTGCATGACGCAGCGCATGACGTGCGTCACGCGACCGGATTCCCGTGCCACTGA